GATCCAGCTTGTACAGGTGACGCAGCAGCAAGCGTTCAATGATAATGCCGAGCAGGCCCACCACGAGCGGGGCGACAATGAGCATGACCCAGTAATTGAGGCCCAGAAACTGCAGGCCCATCCACGCCACGAATGCTCCGAGCATATACAGTGCGCCGTGAGCAAAGTTGATCACGTTGAGCAGGCCGAAGATCACGGCAAGGCCAAGCGATAGCACTGCATAAAAAGAGCCGTTGACCAGGCCCAGAAGAATCTGGCCCAGAAAAGCAGCAAGGGGTATGCCAAAAATGGTAATCATATTTCAACGACTGCGTCAGTTTAAATAACATTCATGAATCTGACAGGCGCCGCGATTGGCGCGCCTGTCAGAACAGGCCTGCAGAATCAGAGCTTGCAGGTTGATTCGCTTTCCGCTCCGTAGGCGACTTCGCCGGGGACTTTTTCCACAACCTTGTAGTAATCCCAAGGTCCTTTGGATTCTTCCGGTGTTTTCACCTGCATCAGATACATGTCATGTACCACCAGGCCGTCCTTGCGGGTCACGCCGTTTTTCATGAACATGTTGTTGATTTTATTGGATTTGAACCATTTGATGATTTCATCACCGTTATCGGTCTTGGTTTCAGCCACGGCTTTCAGATAAGTGCCCACCGCAGCATAGTCACCAGCCTGCAGGAATGAAGGCTTACGTTTGACTTTATCCTCGAATTTTTTTGACCAGGCGCGCGACTCATCGTCCTGATCCCAATACCAGGAGGACGTCAGGTACAGGCCTTGCGTGGTTTTCAGGCCCAGCGAGTGCACGTCGTTGATGAACACAAGCAGCCCGGCCGGCTTGATCGCGGGGAAAACACCGAATTCGCTGCCGGCTTTCATGGAGTTGATGAAGTCGCCACCGGCATTGGCCAGACCCATGATCTGTGCACCAGAAGACTGCGCCTGCAGCATGTAGGACGAAAAATCCGTTGTGCCAAGCGGCACCTTGACCGAACCCACGACTTCACCCTTGTTCGCCTTGACTACCGTGGTGGTATCGGCTTCAAGCGCGTGACCGAATGCATAATCGGCGGTCAGGAAGAACCATTTGGTACCGCCCTGTTTGACCACGGCGCCACCGGTTACGTTGGCCAGCGCCTTGGTGTTATAGGCGTAGTGGATGGTGTAAGGCGTGCAGTTGGCATTGGTCAGCGCGGTACTACCGGGGCCGATCGCAATATAAGGGATTTTCTTGTTGGCAGCCACAGCGGCAGACGCAAGTGCGGTAGCCGAATTGGTCCCACCGATAATCATGTCCACCTTATTCTGGTCGATCCATTGCCGCACGCGGGCCGAAGCCACGTCGGCCTTGTTCTGGTGGTCGGCACTGAGCAGTTCGATTTTCTTGCCATCGATCGCACCGCCAGCATCTTCAATGGCCATTTTGATGGCTTCCACACCGGCTTTGCCGTCAATATCAGAATAGACGCCTGACATATCGGTAATGAAGCCGATACGGATAACATCATCGGAAATGCCCGCAGCCATGGCCTGGGTGCCCAGCGAAGCCAGTGCAAGCGCACAAAGCGTTTTTGTGAGTCTCATCGTTACTCTCCAATAGATATGATTAATTGTTGTTAATTGAAACGTTAAACGCCAAGCAGCTCGTTCAACGTATCTTGTTTTGCAGACAGTTGTGCAGCCGGAAAAGCTTCTACGATCTCACCGTGTTCCATGACATAGAAATGGTCTGCCAAGGCGCGGCGAAGTGGAAATTCTGTTCGACCATGATGATCGTCAGCCCCTTTTGCTTGAGCGTGGTAATCATGCGAGCCAGCGCCTGCACAATGACCGGCGCCAGCCTTCGGAAATTTCGTCCAGCAACAGGATGTCGGCGCCAGTGCGCAGGATGCGCGCCACTGCCAGCATCTGCTGCTCGCCGCCCGACAGGCGGGTGCCGGGTGAATTGCGACGTTCCTTCAGATTCGGGAACATGGCGTAGATTTCATCCAGCGACATGGCATTGGCCGCGGCCTTGTCGTTTTTCAGCGGCGGCGGCAGCAGCAGGTTTTCTTCACAGCTTAAGCTGGCAAAAATACCGCGCTCTTCCGGACAATAGCCAACACCCAGGTGAGCAATGCGGTGGGTCGGCAGACTGATGGCCTCTTGGCCGTGAATCCGCACAGAACCCTTGCGGCTGCCGGTCAGACCCAGCAGGGCGCGCATGGTCGTGGTGCGGCCGGCGCCGTTACGGCCCAGCAGGGTCACGACACTGCCTTTGGGCACGCTCATGTTTACGCCATGCAGAATATGCGACTCGCCATACCACGCGTGCAGATCTTTTATTTCAAGGGCAAGGGCGCTCATGCATGCGCTCCTTGCAAAGCGGCGTCGGCGGTGCCCATATAGGCTTCCATAACGGCTGGATTGGTTGAAACCGTGGCGTAATCGCCTTCGGCCAGCACGGTTCCGCGCGCCAGCACTGTAATACGATCGGCAATAGAAGCGATGACATTCATGTTGTGCTCAACCATCAGAATGGTGCGCCCGACACTGACTTTTTTGATCAATTGCGTAACGCGATCCACGTCTTCATGCCCCATTCCCTGCGTGGGTTCGTCCAGCAGCATCAATTCGGGTTCCATCGCCAACGTCGTGGCGATTTCCAGCGCACGCTTGCGGCCATAAGGCAGACTGGAAGTAATATGATCCTGGAAATCCAGCAGATCAACTTCTGCCAGAAGCGCACGGGCCCGGTCATTGAGCTTGTCCAGCGAGGTATCGCTTTTCCAGAAATGAAAGGACGTGCCTTCTTCACGCTGCAGCCCGATGCGTACATTTTCAAGGACCGTCATGTTCGGAAACACGGCGGAAATCTGGAAAGAACGGATGATTCCCTTGCGCGCAATCTGTGCAGGTTTTGCAGATGTAATGTTCTGGCCGTTGAAAAAAATCTCGCCGGAGGTTGGCGTAATAAATTTTGTCAGCAGGTTAAAGCACGTTGTTTTGCCCGCGCCGTTAGGGCCGATCAACGCATGGATGGACCCTCTTTCCACCTGCAGATCAACAGCATTTACCGCCACAAAACCAAGAAATTCCTTGGTCAGTTTCTTTGTCTCTAATATTAGATCTGTCATGTTCTTGTCTTGTGAAACCCGCAAGAAAGCAGGTAGTTCACCCGCTGCCGTATGTAGCAGACAGTATGCTTACGAACACGTCAATTTGCTATTAGTGCTAACCATAGGTGAATTGTTGACGGCAATAGTTAATGAAACTACACGGCAAATTCAGAGACGATTGGATAAAAAAAGACCATTTTAGAAACATTGT
Above is a window of Advenella kashmirensis WT001 DNA encoding:
- a CDS encoding ABC transporter substrate-binding protein; amino-acid sequence: MRLTKTLCALALASLGTQAMAAGISDDVIRIGFITDMSGVYSDIDGKAGVEAIKMAIEDAGGAIDGKKIELLSADHQNKADVASARVRQWIDQNKVDMIIGGTNSATALASAAVAANKKIPYIAIGPGSTALTNANCTPYTIHYAYNTKALANVTGGAVVKQGGTKWFFLTADYAFGHALEADTTTVVKANKGEVVGSVKVPLGTTDFSSYMLQAQSSGAQIMGLANAGGDFINSMKAGSEFGVFPAIKPAGLLVFINDVHSLGLKTTQGLYLTSSWYWDQDDESRAWSKKFEDKVKRKPSFLQAGDYAAVGTYLKAVAETKTDNGDEIIKWFKSNKINNMFMKNGVTRKDGLVVHDMYLMQVKTPEESKGPWDYYKVVEKVPGEVAYGAESESTCKL
- a CDS encoding ABC transporter ATP-binding protein; amino-acid sequence: MTDLILETKKLTKEFLGFVAVNAVDLQVERGSIHALIGPNGAGKTTCFNLLTKFITPTSGEIFFNGQNITSAKPAQIARKGIIRSFQISAVFPNMTVLENVRIGLQREEGTSFHFWKSDTSLDKLNDRARALLAEVDLLDFQDHITSSLPYGRKRALEIATTLAMEPELMLLDEPTQGMGHEDVDRVTQLIKKVSVGRTILMVEHNMNVIASIADRITVLARGTVLAEGDYATVSTNPAVMEAYMGTADAALQGAHA